The following is a genomic window from Zalophus californianus isolate mZalCal1 chromosome 10, mZalCal1.pri.v2, whole genome shotgun sequence.
cacaaaaagacaaatactgtatgactccactCATATGAGGTACCAAgtgtagtcaaattcatagagaaagaaagcacgGTGGTGGTTGCAAGGGACTggaaaatggggagttagtgtttaatgggtaccaagtttgggaagatgaaaaaattctagagatggatggtggtgatggtggtgatggttgcatcacaacatacatatatttatttaatgccaCTAAACCACACACTTAAAccacacacttaaaaattatttaaatggtaagttttagtggaacctgggtgggtcagtcggttgagcatctgagtcttgattttggctcaggttgtgaactccgggtcctgggatcgctaccccccccccaacatcAGCCTCCACACTCGGCGgcgagcctgcttgaggattctctctctacctctccctctgcctcttcccctgctcacacacacacactctctctctcaaataaatacaatctttttcaaaaatggtaagttttatggtATGCATATATAGTTGACCACAAAAAATTAGGAATTAGAATGGAACATGCATTTCAACTATGTTAGGCAATATTCTCGTtctctattgctgtgtaacaagaGCACCCAAGAAATGGTGatttaaaacattaacatttattttgctcacaatCTGGGGAGTTGACTGGGCCTAGCTAGACAGTTCTCATTTGGGGTCTTTCGTGTGCAGGCAGAAGGGTTATCTGAAACGCTCTCTCCCTCATGTGTCTGCCTGTGGACTGGGAAGACTCAAACTCCTGAGCACCGGGACAGGCTCCGGGGGCATCTCCACCTGGTGGCCTCAGGAGCCGCAATTCTTACATAGACGCTGAAGGCTCCCAGAGCAAGTGGTCCCACAGAAACCGGCCAAAGTGGCCTGGCCTTTTCTAACCTAACCTGTCACCTCCACTGCACTTGAATCATCAGGGGCTAGCACAGGGGCCTGTCCAGGCTCAGGGAGAGAGGCATGGACTCCACCTCCTGGTGGAAGGATTGTCAAAGAATTTGTGCACATTTTAAAACCATCACAAATACTCACAGAAgggagaaaatttcaaaaaagttaCCACAAGTTTGCTCTGTATtgtaacagtttttattttcatccatattgtagcatgctTGCCAAGTTTTCTACCATGAGAATGGgtttttacaaagagaaaatatttttatttttatttttttttttaaagattttatttatttatttcagagagagagagaatgagagatagaaagcacgagagggaagagggtcagagggagaagcagactccccgctgagcagagagcccgatgtgggactcgatcccgggactccaggatcatgacctgagccgaaggcagtcgcccaaccaactgagccacccaggcgcccaagagaaaatatttttaaaagggtgttgacagtttttgtttttcttacccaaagattttatttaagagatgcctgcgtggctcagttaagctctgccttcggctcaggtcatgatcccagtgtcctgggatcaagtcccccatcaggctccttgctcagcagggagcctgcttctccctctgcctgccgctccccctgcttgtgctctctctctctctctctctgacaaataaataatctttttttaaaaaaagattttattagtggggcacctgagtggctcagtcgttaagagtctgccttcggctcaggtcatggtcccagggtcctgggatcgagccccacatcaggctccctgctcagcggaaagcctgcttctctctcccccactccccctgcttgtgttccctctctcgctgtctctctgtcaaataaataaataaaatcttaaaaaaaaaaaaagattttatttgtgagagcacacgagcagggagagggacaagcagactctccactgagcagggaacctgatgtggactctatcccagaaccccaggatcatgacgtgagccaaaggcagacgcttaaccaactgagccatccaggtgcccttgttAGCAgttcttgaaaaaggaaaaggagggcgcctgggtggctcagttggttaagcgactgccttcggctcaggtcatgatcctggagtcccgggatcgagtcccacatcgggctccctgctcggcagggagtctgcttctccctctgaccctcttccctctcatgctctctatctctcattctctctctctcaaacaaataaataaaatctttaaaaaaaaaaaagaaaaaaaggaaaaggagttcCACTGACAGTCTCACTGAGTTGGTATTCTCCATCTCTATGAGGAGATGCTCCAGGATTAGGGTACTGGTTGGGGTCGTGAGCAGTTAACCCACCTGGTCAGGGATGTAACTGGCAACTTTGGCCCCCAACCAGCTAAGTTAGCAGCCTCAAGTTAGATAGTAATTTCTTGATTTCCACCCCATTGTTTATCTAGAAAGCCTAATTGTATTCCAAATGTTAGATCCCAAAACTTGACCCTGCAATAGCCCTGGGCACTACAGAGAATGGGTTAAGAGCCATACAGATACACGtacaatgtacatatatatgtctagCCTTGTGGATCTGACTtacaggatttaaataaaaatgggactgttgagaaagagagggaacagtATCCAGTCTGACCCCTTGAATGAATGGTTAATAGTATTTCCCTTAAATCACTACTCAAAAAAGGGACTGCAGAGGTGGTGTTTtgcattataaaaacaaaacaaaacaaaacacagtggGAGGGAAGCTCTGATGTTCCTTTCTTAGACACTTCTTAAAGGCTAATGTTTAAaaagtctttgatttttctccccttAAAGTTTCACTTGCCTTATGTTTAGTTAAGATGATTTCACACCTACACTGTAGGCCAGAAATACTTGTAGGAAATCCACAGAGAGATACGGCTAGGTTTGGAATCCAGGTTTCCTGGTCCCTGAATTTTGattcctctctgcttctgcctgtTCCCATTTTCACTTAGGGTAAAACAAAGCAATGGGGATTCATTTAAACATTAGATGAGGTGAAAAGGGTGACTGGAATGACAATATAACAGGAGGAGGGACTGTCCTATTTTGTGATGTCCTCAGATGATGTCTCAGGTGACACCACATAGGGTAGTGCACAGATACCTGTTTTACTAAGCCAAGTGCTGGGAAGATGGGGAGTAGAATGTTCTGGATCAGTGCTCTCTCCTCCCTATTAGGGACAGCCACTGGCCAGAATCTGGCCCAGAGTTCAGAAGTGCAAACTCCAGGGTATTTAATACGTACTAGCAGCTTTGTGATTCCCTAATCGTCTACTTCAGGAAGAGGCTTGCTCATCCCTACCAAGGCATTTGCCTCTTTTGGACTGATGTcagtccagtttttttttttttttaattaaaaaaaaaaaaggtttttgcttttattctgctTGCTAATGTCAGACTAGCACATTGAGGCCATCCTATTTTATTAGAGTTTGGGGACGCAGTGGAAGTGTACCCTGGGGTGGAAAATAAGTGTACTGGCAGCAGCAATAAcaatgaggggcagaggggtaaCAAGCTTTGCTGGCATCGTATCTTCGAGTACGCTGGGGCAGCCAAAGGTGCGTAAACTAACCATAGGGAAGAAATtaagggtgtgtatgtgtgtgaggcTTTGTCCTGATGATTGGGAAGGCATGTTGATTAGGGGGTACAGGGATCCTCGGGATGATATTCCAAATTCTAGAactagattttcctttttaatgctcTTTTTGTAAGATAAATCCAGCATATACGTAACACTGATAGACTAGAGCAAAGCCAGATATcctgtatttattcttttgataaatatttgagttCCTGCTCTATATCCGTTATTCTTGGTGCTGGGGTTATAGTAGTGAACAGGAAAGGTAAGCTCCTTGCTTTCTTggggcttacattctagtggagggaGACCCATGGTAAATAACTAAGCCAATAAATTACTAATTTCAGAGAATGTTAAGAAAGAGGTAGTGGCATAAGGAAGCTTTCGGGGGTGACGAATATGCTTGTCATCTTGCTGGGAATGGTTTATCGGTATTTGCATGGGCCAAAAtgtatcaaattgtacactttaaatatatgcagtGTATGTGTCGATTACATCTCaggaaaggcattttaaaaaacaaaacagtgggcAGTATGGGAATCTTACTCAGAttggtcagagaaggcctcctgAAGAGGTTGCATTTGAGCTGAATACATGAAGCAGCCAGCTTTGCCAAGATCTGAGGGCAGAGTACACTCACCCTGTCGGAAGGAggcaagaaggccagtgtggctgcagcAGAATGACCTAGACGGAGATGAGGAACAGGCAGGGCCTTACAGACCACGATAAGGACAGCAGCGAAGCCACATGACAACAGCGCAGTACCTCTTTCGTGTGTCTTAAGAACCTGGGCATGGACTAGAGGCAACAGAGAAGCCACCCAGCATTCTGGTCTATAACTTAGTGTTAGGGCTGCTCATCTCGTTTGCATTCCAAGAAACTCCAGGGAGCAATGTAAAGTATAAGCAGAATGGGGGTGATGATGTGACTGGGCCAGTCAGCCTGCGTGttctttgtgttctcttccaCTGcagcttttccttccctccatgaGAAAGAAGCCAGCTCTGGCTGATGGCAGCAATCCTGATGGCGATCTCCTCCAGGAGCACTGGCTGGTTGATGACATGTTCATCTTTGAGAACGTGGGCTTCACCAAGGACGTGGGCAACATCAAGTTTCTGGTGTGCGCAGACTGTGAAATCGGACCAATTGGCTGGCATTGCCTAGATGACAAGAACAGTTTCTACGTGGCCTTGGAACGGGTTTCCCATGAGTAACTGAGGGGAGGGGGACGCGGCTCCACCCCCAACTATAAAAGCTACTCCCCTCAAGAACTGGCCTTTAACCTGGTGTAACCGCTCTGCGGCCACCTTTTCTGTACTAATGTAAATGAGTATCGACATGTCCGGTTGAACATGCATAGGGCTAATCCCGTTTCCTTAAAGCCTCGAGTGCATGCCTCTTACGTAGCTCACTTTGCGTCGCCACATCTCCTAATCTCCCTTTTCCCCCAGTTGCAGGACACTGGAACAAGTCTACAAATCTGCTCTCATCCCTGGCATCCTGCCTGGGCTCTCTGACCCTGGGCTCCCTTGTTTCTTGCTCTGTAGGAGCAGCATTCAGCCTTTCAGCCAAGATGACGCATGACAGCTGATGCTCGTGCTAATAGTGCAAACTCCACCTTTTTGTCTCATTCAAGAAAGCATAGAAGTGTCTGAGTGATTTTGTTGTATGACTAACTTTATCTGCAGtcatctattctttttaaaagtgtagCATTTACAGACTTCGGTATTTAAACTACTAATAAGAAACACGTTACTTCAGACACACCTGTAATACCAGGTTTGAGAGCCGAGCCTCTAGGTTTATAGTGACTTTTTATTGTGAAGATGAATATATCCCCTTTTCCCTTCAAATCTTGCTGTGGTTTCTCTTTACATTGGAAGTAAGTTGAAATTCAGATTTTCAGCCCTATCTGGCAGCCACCCCAGGAACACTCAGTGCTGGTTTCGACGCAGAGTGGAGGATATGGGCAACAGGAGGGACAGACCCTTGCCACGTTATACATGACTTTACAGGTGTGTCTTATCTGCGCGAGTGGCTCTTCCTTTGTTCTTAGGAAAGACTTCTCCAATGGATAGTGTCATCATTTGCCGAACCTACTAAGCATGGCCCTCAGAGTTGTGGTTCAGTTGGAATCCCTGTACCAACTGAGCGCACAGACTTCCTGTCCAAATGCCACTGTCACTATGGCTGTGGGGCCGTTCTAACAGTTCAATGTTAGCAAACTTATTCACCCTTCAATATGATTGTCACttgttctctcatttctcttctgaAGTGACGCAACATCTTAGGAATCTCTATGACCAGGTCTCAGGTGTCCTCCCATAGGCCCTACCTCTAAGATTGAGGAGACCCTAAAATTGAAATAAGGACTAAAGAGAAACCCTACAATCTACAGCCCATCCTTCTGTATCTGTTTTCTGCTTgcttctgccttctttctccccagAACTTTTCTAAGGGCTCCCCAACTAAAGTGTAGGCCTTGGACATGGTTTTGCAACCAACCTACTCTAGAAAGGTGGCTTCCTTCCCCAGTCATGGCCTCGGTGAGCTCTAGCTGAAAATGAGAGAACTGTTCTCTAGACAGTCAGATGTCCATGGTCATGGCATTTGCAGAAAAACAACTGTGAGAATTATCCACTCAGGTCAGAAGGAACAAAACCAAGTAGATGCCTCTAGGGGCATGTGGCCCCTCCTATCACAAGCCAAAACAtacacaaagcattttttttttaattagactttgactttttttttccttttttaatcacAGAATAGTACACATTCATTgcagataaatacaaaaatgggtataaacatttttttaatcattcatttcCACCATCCAGAGATTGCCTCTGGTAATGTGGTGAAACTCCGGTTCTCGGtgtttttctatatgtatatataaacatatacggtttttaaaaagaaatactatatcATACTGTGCTCTTTTATAACTTGATTTTTCCATTTGACAAAATACTTCCCACGTTAACAGATAACCATCTATGGACACCCTTGtttttagtattccattgtatttctgtattataatttatttaaacaatctACTATTAGATTGCCTCCAGTTTCTTATAAACAATGTGATGTAACGTGCAACTTTATAGTTAAATCTGTATACacattcttaattatttcctaCGTTATTAGAAGTAGAATTGCAGGGTATGCATGTTTTCATGGATTTGCTCCATTGACACATATTCTTCAAAAACAGCTGTGCTAATTTCACCCTCCTCCAGCAGTGTAGAAGAGCACTCATCTCTCTGAAACCTTCCTAACACTGGGTATTATCATTCAAAGAGTATTTTGCCACTTTAATAGAAaaagtatcttattgttttaatttgcatttattttgtttaatgaaatttttatatacctattggtcatttgtattttttttttaaagaattgccAAACATTGTTGCCCCAGTAGCCAAAAATTATCAAGTTGTTATTCTGCCTTTGcagtttaatttgaaataaaggcatttaaaCAGTAGAAGTTAGATTCCTGTATGTCCTTGGGAAGAATATGCAATTTGAAAAAGCAGAGGAGAGCAGAAACCTGAACCTTAGGGTTTCTCTTGAGGTCTTTCAACGAATTAATCATTTAGTGTCTGCTATAAAATGAGGATGTCACCTCTTTGTTCCCCTTACGCATAATAGGCTCTCACAGGCTCTCAATAAAGACTTGTGAAATCATTAACTGCTTTGTCATAGGTAGAAAGAAGTAGCCCATGAGTATAGAAACCTGCTGCTATGAGTACAGAAACCTGCAGTTGCTGTTAGGGAGAGCAACTGATTTTTCCAAGGCCTCACTGTTTctacaaaattctttttaacaCAGAATCAGAGGTGGATACCGGTGTACTGACATTTTACATATTGTTACTATGCCGTGTGTGAACCTATTCAAGTAACTCCAATGTGTAACTAATGAGAACTTCTGTTCCTGATAATGGTGGATAGGTAATTTTGGATGACCATCCCACTGAGGGCAACTAGAAAGgctggacaaaatattttaaaaatccaaaggcATCAGAGAGCTAACGTGTTTGAAGAATTACTGGACCAGGACCACTGAGAAGATTGAGGCCCTGAGAAGTGGGCTCAGTATTACAGGCCACTCTTCTGTTGGGGGCATTTGCAATGTGGAGGGGGGCAGGTCAGACAGAGGCTGGTGGGTGACTGTGACAGCCTTCCAGAAGTAGGGGTCTGGGCCTGTCAAAGAGTGGTAGACCTGGTAAATGTTTGTCACATTGGGTTGAGGCGCTCGGTCTTTTGCACCCCAAGAAGAGGGGTGAGCCAGAAGTAGGAAATAGAAAGGCTCTCTTAAGGGATTGCAGCTTGGCTTCCAATGATACCAGTCTGTGAAATTAGATTAAGTTGATCCCAAAGTGGTAATTTCCCCAAACTCTTGGCATAAGCAAACAAAAACGCACTCTGGAGAAAAATGTCATCATCCtaaactttgactttttttttttaagattttatttctttatttgacagagagagagacagcgagagagggaacacaagcagggggagtgggagagggagaagcaggcttcccagggagcagggagcccgatgcggggctcgatcccaggaccctgggaccgtgacctgagccaaaggcagacgcttaacaactgagccacccaggcgccccctttgaTTTGTTTCTACAGTAACTTTGCTAATACAATATCGTGAATACAATAAAATGGAGCCAAGCATCTGAGACAAGATGTAAAGAAAACCAGTGAAACAAGAGCCGCAGATAGTGGAGCTATCAAACACAGACGATAAAATAACCTTACTCTATTCAAGGAGATAAACGAGTTCTGGGAATTTGAACAGATAACTGGACATgtgaaaaaaataccaattctagaattttaaaaaatccaataaccaaaataaagaattcagtggaagttttttgtttttttttaagattttatttctttaagagagagagtgagcaagagtgagaaggagcgggggagggggagagggagaagcagaacccccgcggagcagggagcctgatgcagggctcggtcccaggaccctgggatcatgaccagagtcgaaggcagatgcttaactgacagagtcacccaggcgtccctagaatgAATTATATTTCTGATGCAGTGAATAATAGTGGGTTAGAGGTTAGGTACTgcactgtttgtttgtttgttttccccaaaGCTTTTTGATAAAGAGCATGAAAACAGACGTGGTACAGGATCATGCACAGAGTACATCTATGTGGTCATGACCACGTCTAAGTCTTCATAGGGTAAGAAAATAAAGGTGTTAACTTCAGTATTGTGAATCTTTCCATTGTGACCAAGGTGTTCTTGTGTTTGGAGAATTAAATTCCTAGAATATGTCTAAATGTGTTTAAATGTCAGAATTTAAGGTTAAGTGAGAGAAGTATCCACTATATTCACTCAAATCTATTGGAACTTAGAAATCATTTAGCCTTGTGTAGAAACAATGTGTTATCCATGATGAGTAATTAGTAGCCTGTGACACAAAACTATGTGTACCCAGAGCACAATATTACAATCAATGGTTCTAATTTCTTCATGTCAGGAACAAGTCCTCTGCTACAATTAGAGCAGGGTCCCTCCAAAATCCAGACCTGGTGACCCCAGACATCCTATTTCAGGTTGGGGGCCAGGATGAACCATGACCTGGGGGTACTGGTGAGGAGACAGAATGTGGGCTAGGGACACTTATGGTCCTAAGGAAGTGAGGGGAGAGTAATCAACTCCCATAAGTTTATACATCCCTTCCCTACTTTGTCCTAAATGGATTCTGGTATGAGATGCGAAATAGGGATTAGGTGGAGAGGAGGTTCCATCCTAGGGAGCAGTTGCCTCAGTCACAGGGTAGATGAATGTCAAGATAAGACAATGGTGAGGGGAGTGAGCTCATGGACACACCCAACTTTGGCAACTTTGCTAGAGTGACCATCAGTTGTTAAATAATTCGGTCATTTGAAAACCAGGTACTACCTCTACAATGTTGGCACTGACTCAAGAATGAATAGCTCAGGTATGGCCCTGGTGTCTCCCTGTCTACCTTCATTCTTCACCAGTGGATGAACAGGATATTCTTGTACAAAGCCTCTCCATCTTCTTTGCCCCTCCCTCGCCCAGTTGGACTGTGGTTGTCCTTTCAATTCAGTGTTATTTGATTCTTTGTGGCAAGGCAGGATAGGGAGCAAGTACCCATAGAGAAAGGATGCAGACTTATCAGGAATCTTTAGATTGCGTGAAACCTAGAGGTAACTATGACCTTTCTCTCCGAACTTTGGTATATCTTAAATTCCTGAAGAACTGTGTGAAAATGGCACATCTGCAATGGCACTAAGCTTGAGATCAGTGGAGTGATATAGAGAAAAAGATGatgaaagttagaaaaagaatCTAAGCTTTGCAGCCGTCTAGATaatagaaataaatccaaacacCTTATAAGAGAACTACTATCAATCTGTGCTCTATAAAGAAGCATATCGTCGAGAGAGGTTGGTTTGTGTCATTTCCACAAATAACACAGGATTATTGTTGCAAATATAGTTATATTTGGTGTAGAGCCCACTCACTCTATTCAGTAAAGAAACAAGGACATTTTGAACAGGCAGACACTACCAGCTGGTGGGATGAATGCCTAAATAGGACCAGGCAAGGAAGAGATGATGGTGTTGAGTTTATGACTTTTTGAGTTTATGGCCAGATAGCTTCATTTTAATCACTGATATGCCCATATTCAGTAAGATgtaacatttgagttgttttgcTTGGGCCTGTGACAATGAATAACCACATCTTAGCTTTGTATATACAAGGGTTTTCAAAGTACTTATTTGAATGTTCACCCACACTCTCTCACCTTATCCCTTGACCAGAGATAACCACTTTAAAGCTGGCAGCCTCATAAAACACAAGGGTTGAGATCAAAGAACACTCTTCAGAGTTTGAAGTTAACCTCTGCACCCCGAATTTAAACCACCAAGCCACCTAGACAAGTatttagtttcaaaatattttaaatatttcagaatactTTTGAATAACATGTCTAAAGTCTTGTGGAAAAACAGGTGCAGGAATCCAGGGGGCAGCTGATCTGATGTCACATTGGTGAATGACACAGTAACTTTGAGTCTTCCTGGGTTGTATCAACAGAAAGTCATTATAGCTGCAGATTTTCCTAAAGCAACAATTCAAATCTCCAGGCCTGACTGGCATAATCTGGGTGCAGTCACCTTTCCAATGGGAAGTGAGAACAGGAGATGACAGATGCCTTGGATTCCTTTGGAATGTGCTGAACAAATATTAAGGTAATCATTGTGGGGTGTCCAGTCATTTAATAAAACCAAATGCCAATTAACCCTCCCAAACTAGGAAATGGTTTAATTTGTGTTGCTTAGGGATTTAGAAGTAAAACCTCATCTCAGACAGCTAAGAAACCACCaccggaaaaaaaaaatacacaggtaACATCTATGAACTGCCGAAAATACTGCTTGGCACATCACTCTTCTAGTCAAGAGCCCACAAAGGTGCCCCATAGCCAGTGGAATTGTGTGCAAACTCTTCAAAGTAACATCTATGTTCACCCTACAAGTCCTCTTCAATCGCCTTAGCAGCCTGTGCCCCTTGCTCTCTTGCAATCTGAGT
Proteins encoded in this region:
- the RABIF gene encoding guanine nucleotide exchange factor MSS4 gives rise to the protein MEPAEPLNDLVSAEGRNRKAVLCQRCGSRVLQPGTALFSRRQLFLPSMRKKPALADGSNPDGDLLQEHWLVDDMFIFENVGFTKDVGNIKFLVCADCEIGPIGWHCLDDKNSFYVALERVSHE